The Deinococcus wulumuqiensis R12 genome has a window encoding:
- a CDS encoding 3D domain-containing protein, protein MSYPLKSVLSVAALGLLSVMALSPASAQATSGDLFGASRVAGRSAVLKATAYNSLPNQTDSTPHITATGTRTRPGVIAMSRDMLKLFPYGTRVSIQDLSGRYNFSGRVFIVEDTMHARKTNQVDIWMPTYREAINFGTSTVRVTALR, encoded by the coding sequence ATGTCGTACCCACTCAAGTCCGTGCTGTCTGTCGCCGCCCTGGGGCTGCTGAGCGTGATGGCCCTTTCCCCCGCTTCCGCGCAGGCCACGTCCGGGGACCTGTTCGGCGCTTCGCGCGTGGCGGGCCGCAGCGCGGTGCTCAAGGCGACGGCGTACAACAGCCTGCCCAACCAGACCGACTCCACCCCGCACATCACCGCCACCGGCACCCGCACCCGCCCCGGCGTGATCGCCATGTCGCGCGACATGCTCAAGCTCTTTCCCTACGGCACCCGCGTAAGCATTCAGGACCTCTCGGGCCGGTACAACTTCTCGGGCCGCGTGTTTATCGTCGAGGACACCATGCACGCCCGCAAGACCAACCAGGTGGACATCTGGATGCCCACCTACCGCGAAGCCATCAACTTCGGCACCAGCACCGTGCGCGTGACCGCGCTGCGCTGA
- a CDS encoding ABC transporter permease, which yields MSASTPSPRPAAFSWLLARAHLARRRTQNLLTVLGIAVGVMVLIAALSLTNGFSGALVNATLRASPHLSLNSFAARPVSPELERLIRADRRVEAFTPFLADKGLLTRPAEQGRDAGVDFATLFGVTPAAAQVLELPPEQSRTLAALGPGQVLLGAALARSVGAFTGDTVRLLNSQQRRTELKVAGVFTTGNYLIDSAYAFTSLGTLQALQQTGNVTGYQLRLRDPEQARAAGLDLTRTQPYSALPWQDIYGTLLDQLALQKRVIAFVVFLIVIVAAFGIANVLTLAVFEKTQEIAILRAIGATRSVIVRTFVIEGMVLGLAGLLLGNLLGLGIAAYFTVRPFQLPGDLYFITALPVQVRWQDLLWVNLVGLGTTLLASLIPARRAAGVEPARILR from the coding sequence ATGTCCGCTTCAACGCCCTCCCCCCGCCCCGCCGCCTTCTCCTGGCTGCTGGCCCGCGCCCACCTCGCCCGGCGGCGCACGCAGAACCTGCTGACGGTGCTGGGCATCGCGGTGGGCGTGATGGTCCTGATCGCGGCGCTGAGCCTGACCAACGGCTTTTCCGGGGCGCTGGTGAACGCCACCCTGCGGGCCAGTCCCCACCTGAGCCTCAACTCGTTTGCTGCCCGGCCTGTCAGCCCCGAACTCGAGCGGCTGATTCGTGCCGACAGGCGGGTGGAGGCGTTCACGCCCTTTCTGGCCGACAAGGGGCTGCTCACGCGGCCCGCCGAGCAGGGCCGGGACGCCGGGGTGGACTTCGCCACGCTGTTCGGGGTCACGCCCGCCGCCGCGCAGGTGCTGGAGCTGCCGCCCGAGCAAAGCCGCACGCTGGCCGCGCTGGGGCCGGGACAGGTGCTTCTCGGCGCGGCCCTCGCCCGCTCGGTGGGTGCGTTTACCGGGGACACGGTGCGGCTGCTCAACTCGCAGCAGCGGCGCACCGAACTGAAGGTGGCGGGCGTCTTTACCACCGGCAATTACCTGATCGACTCGGCCTACGCCTTTACCAGTCTGGGCACGTTGCAGGCGTTGCAGCAGACCGGCAACGTCACCGGCTACCAGCTCCGGCTGCGTGACCCGGAACAGGCCCGCGCCGCCGGACTCGACCTGACACGCACCCAGCCGTACTCGGCGCTGCCCTGGCAGGACATCTACGGCACGCTGCTCGACCAGCTCGCGCTGCAAAAGCGCGTCATCGCCTTCGTGGTGTTCCTGATCGTGATCGTGGCGGCATTCGGCATCGCCAACGTGCTGACCCTCGCCGTGTTCGAAAAGACGCAGGAAATCGCCATCCTGCGGGCCATCGGCGCGACCCGGAGCGTGATCGTCCGCACCTTCGTCATCGAGGGCATGGTACTGGGGCTGGCGGGGCTGCTGCTCGGCAACCTGCTGGGGCTGGGCATCGCGGCGTACTTCACGGTGCGGCCTTTTCAGCTGCCGGGCGACCTGTACTTCATCACCGCGTTGCCGGTGCAGGTGCGCTGGCAGGACCTGCTATGGGTGAATCTGGTGGGCCTGGGCACCACGCTGCTCGCATCCCTGATTCCGGCGCGGCGGGCGGCAGGCGTGGAACCGGCGCGGATTTTGCGCTGA
- the gltX gene encoding glutamate--tRNA ligase: MSVVTRIAPSPTGDPHVGTAYIGLFNHTLAQQSGGRFILRIEDTDRNRYVPDSEKRIFQMMAWLGLTPDESPLQGGPNGPYRQSERFSLYGDYARQLVASGHAYYAFETSDELAALREQAQQEGHVIAIPSRDLDPAQAQARVDAGEAAVIRLKVDRDGETVVNDLLRDPIHFANTEIDDKVLLKADGFPTYHLANVVDDHLMEVTHVVRAEEWITSTPIHVLLYRAFGWAEPVFAHMPLLRNADKSKISKRKNPTSVEWYQQQGYLPEAMLNFLATMGWTHPEGQELFDLAEFQRVFRLEDVTLGGPVFDLAKLRWYNGKYLREVLSEDEVARRLHAFLAQNKVDLPLDDSFRAVTRLMTPRIDVFADFMDKTAYFWSDDYPTDEKAQKAIDAGKELLPDLAAKLKNLPVWEAASIKQMFHDYAEEKGLKMGKVMPPVRAAVAGTMESPDLPEMLEALGRERVAARVEKAAR; this comes from the coding sequence ATGTCTGTCGTCACCCGCATTGCCCCCAGTCCCACCGGCGACCCCCACGTCGGCACCGCTTATATCGGCCTGTTCAACCACACGCTCGCCCAGCAGAGTGGCGGGCGCTTCATCCTGCGCATCGAGGACACCGACCGCAACCGCTACGTGCCCGACAGTGAAAAACGCATTTTCCAGATGATGGCGTGGCTGGGCCTGACCCCCGACGAAAGCCCGCTGCAAGGCGGCCCCAACGGGCCTTACCGCCAGTCCGAGCGCTTTTCACTCTACGGCGACTATGCCCGGCAACTCGTGGCGTCCGGCCACGCCTACTACGCCTTCGAAACGTCCGACGAACTCGCCGCCCTGCGCGAGCAGGCGCAGCAGGAGGGCCACGTCATCGCCATTCCCAGCCGTGATCTGGACCCGGCGCAGGCACAGGCGCGGGTGGACGCGGGCGAGGCGGCCGTCATTCGCCTCAAGGTGGACCGGGACGGGGAAACGGTGGTGAACGACCTGCTGCGCGACCCCATCCACTTCGCCAACACGGAAATAGACGACAAGGTGCTGCTCAAGGCCGACGGGTTCCCCACCTACCACCTCGCCAACGTGGTGGACGACCACCTGATGGAAGTGACCCACGTGGTCCGCGCCGAGGAGTGGATCACGTCCACGCCCATTCACGTGCTGCTCTATCGCGCCTTCGGCTGGGCAGAACCCGTGTTCGCGCACATGCCCCTGCTGCGCAACGCCGACAAGTCCAAGATTTCCAAGCGCAAGAACCCCACCAGCGTGGAGTGGTACCAGCAGCAGGGCTACCTGCCCGAAGCGATGCTCAACTTTCTGGCGACGATGGGCTGGACGCACCCGGAGGGTCAGGAACTCTTCGACCTGGCCGAGTTTCAGCGGGTGTTCCGGCTGGAGGACGTGACGCTGGGCGGCCCGGTGTTCGACCTCGCCAAGCTGCGCTGGTACAACGGCAAGTACCTGCGCGAGGTGCTGAGCGAAGACGAAGTGGCCCGCAGGCTGCACGCTTTCCTGGCGCAGAACAAGGTGGACTTGCCCCTCGACGACTCTTTCCGCGCCGTCACCCGCCTGATGACCCCGCGCATCGACGTGTTTGCCGACTTCATGGACAAGACCGCCTACTTCTGGTCGGACGACTACCCCACCGACGAAAAGGCCCAGAAAGCCATCGACGCGGGCAAGGAATTGCTGCCCGACCTCGCCGCGAAGCTCAAGAACCTGCCGGTGTGGGAAGCGGCGAGCATCAAGCAGATGTTCCACGACTACGCCGAAGAAAAGGGCCTGAAAATGGGCAAGGTGATGCCCCCGGTCCGCGCCGCCGTCGCCGGAACGATGGAAAGCCCCGACCTGCCCGAGATGCTCGAAGCCCTGGGCCGCGAGCGCGTGGCGGCGCGGGTGGAAAAAGCTGCTCGCTGA
- a CDS encoding SEL1-like repeat protein, with amino-acid sequence MKRLLLALCLTGGASAQAGFPLPGQAAQYPLTTQVTLAEAQAFARVMDVGLGQVDVRRLPEWRERLAGRAQAGDPLAQFMYARTYDLFTTGQGTPQDAQVALKWYAKAADRKFATAELLLFNVYTYSLLGQPKNPERAARYLRRAYAHSGGNLRAEVALEMARQTDPGREDPRLPGFQASAGQTRASLEEVLKLDPDAGTALDWLMGIYLDSHDYPRALEMARRTDNSAMWVQMALVLVEDHPHFPAQPQTAVWFLKRRLHERQLSGDHDEATNALHLLMGLECEKKITRADHQDVFDPAAYRTYLLWRVGCRV; translated from the coding sequence ATGAAACGGCTGCTGCTGGCGCTCTGCCTGACTGGAGGGGCCTCGGCGCAGGCCGGGTTTCCGCTGCCGGGACAGGCGGCGCAGTATCCACTGACCACCCAGGTCACGCTGGCCGAGGCGCAGGCGTTCGCTCGGGTCATGGACGTGGGCCTGGGCCAGGTGGACGTGCGGCGCCTTCCTGAATGGCGCGAGCGGCTCGCAGGGCGGGCGCAGGCGGGCGACCCGCTGGCGCAGTTCATGTACGCCCGCACCTACGACCTGTTCACGACGGGCCAGGGCACCCCGCAGGACGCCCAAGTCGCCCTGAAGTGGTACGCGAAGGCCGCCGACCGCAAGTTCGCCACGGCGGAACTGCTGCTGTTCAACGTCTACACGTACAGCCTGCTGGGGCAACCGAAAAACCCCGAACGGGCAGCCCGGTATCTGCGGCGTGCCTACGCACATTCGGGCGGCAACCTGCGCGCAGAAGTCGCGCTGGAGATGGCGCGGCAGACCGACCCCGGGCGCGAAGACCCCCGCCTGCCCGGATTCCAGGCGAGTGCCGGGCAGACCCGCGCCTCTCTGGAAGAAGTGCTCAAACTCGACCCGGACGCTGGCACGGCGCTGGACTGGCTGATGGGGATTTACCTCGATTCGCACGACTATCCCAGGGCGCTGGAGATGGCGCGGCGCACCGACAACTCGGCCATGTGGGTGCAGATGGCGCTCGTGCTGGTCGAGGACCACCCCCACTTTCCCGCGCAGCCCCAGACGGCGGTCTGGTTTCTCAAACGGCGGCTGCACGAGCGACAACTCAGCGGCGACCACGACGAAGCCACCAATGCCCTGCACCTCCTGATGGGCCTGGAATGCGAAAAGAAAATCACCCGTGCCGACCATCAGGACGTGTTCGACCCCGCCGCGTACAGGACCTACCTGCTGTGGCGGGTGGGCTGCCGCGTCTGA
- a CDS encoding YchJ family protein produces MPQPHPPFKPCPCGSGRSYAACCQPFHTGERDAPTPELLMRSRYAAYALADSDYVRRTWHPDTVPSDLDLNDGVKYTGLRIHRAEESEVEFTASMKGPGGQAHRMRERSRFVQWDGRWVYLDAAE; encoded by the coding sequence ATGCCCCAGCCTCATCCTCCCTTCAAGCCCTGCCCCTGCGGCAGTGGGCGCAGCTACGCCGCCTGCTGCCAGCCGTTTCATACCGGCGAGCGGGACGCGCCGACCCCCGAGCTTCTCATGCGCTCGCGCTACGCCGCCTACGCGCTGGCCGACAGCGACTACGTGCGCCGGACGTGGCACCCGGACACCGTGCCCAGTGATCTGGACCTGAACGACGGGGTGAAGTACACCGGCCTGCGGATTCACCGCGCGGAGGAGAGCGAGGTGGAATTCACGGCGAGCATGAAAGGCCCAGGCGGGCAAGCCCACCGGATGCGCGAACGCAGCCGCTTCGTGCAGTGGGACGGACGCTGGGTGTACCTCGACGCCGCCGAGTAG
- a CDS encoding prohibitin family protein, protein MTQTPENVTPRDVTPPQARSKRPRPPAPGLAPNRALLLGGLALAAVLLFQSVRVVPAGYVGVAFNKLSGGLSTLQEGVHFVVPGLQQLNLYDARLQEVTLANGVQDGDEGAINARSQEGLNITADVTVQFRIDRSKAAILHKELGRDYQRTLIRPQVRSKVRDAIGQFGAAELISTQRKQVEASVTRALREEFSRNHLILDSVLLRELKIPESVAKAIEEKQTAEQQVSVQKNRLQQAQISAQQAVVEAEGKAKAAVATARGEAEALSLRGRALRENPQLIQLTVAEKLSPGIQTVMLPTDGNFLLNLQDLGVTPGRGGTSGQTGTSAGNGAAKP, encoded by the coding sequence ATGACCCAGACGCCTGAGAACGTGACACCTCGTGACGTGACGCCGCCGCAGGCCCGCAGCAAGCGCCCCCGGCCCCCCGCCCCCGGTCTGGCCCCCAACCGCGCCCTGCTGCTCGGCGGGCTGGCGCTGGCCGCCGTGCTGCTCTTTCAGAGCGTGCGCGTGGTGCCGGCGGGGTACGTGGGGGTGGCCTTCAACAAGCTCAGCGGCGGGCTGTCCACCCTGCAAGAAGGGGTGCATTTCGTGGTGCCGGGGTTGCAGCAACTCAACCTCTACGACGCCCGCTTGCAGGAAGTGACCCTGGCAAACGGCGTGCAGGACGGCGACGAGGGGGCCATCAACGCCCGCAGTCAGGAGGGGCTGAACATCACGGCGGACGTGACGGTGCAGTTTCGCATCGACCGGAGCAAGGCGGCCATCCTGCACAAGGAACTCGGGCGCGACTACCAGCGCACGCTCATTCGGCCCCAGGTCAGAAGCAAGGTGCGCGACGCCATCGGACAATTTGGCGCCGCCGAGCTGATTTCGACCCAGCGCAAGCAGGTGGAGGCGAGCGTGACCCGCGCCCTGCGCGAGGAATTCAGCCGCAACCACCTCATCCTCGACTCGGTGCTGCTGCGCGAACTCAAGATTCCCGAATCGGTCGCCAAGGCCATCGAGGAAAAGCAGACCGCCGAGCAGCAGGTGTCGGTGCAGAAAAACCGGCTCCAGCAGGCCCAGATTTCGGCGCAGCAGGCGGTGGTCGAAGCGGAAGGCAAGGCGAAGGCGGCGGTGGCGACGGCCAGGGGCGAGGCCGAGGCGCTGTCGCTGCGCGGGCGGGCCCTGCGCGAGAACCCGCAACTGATTCAGCTCACGGTGGCCGAAAAGCTCTCGCCCGGCATCCAGACCGTGATGCTGCCGACGGACGGCAACTTCCTGCTCAACCTGCAAGACCTGGGCGTGACCCCGGGGAGAGGGGGGACGAGTGGTCAGACCGGCACCAGCGCGGGCAACGGCGCGGCCAAGCCCTGA
- the ttcA gene encoding tRNA 2-thiocytidine(32) synthetase TtcA, which produces MTLNPNTLTPPDLSRLFAPIVRGAGQAIGDYRMIEQGDRVMVCLSGGKDSYTLLDVLLHLQKKAPIDFEVVAVNLDQGQPGFPKDVLPRYLQGLGVRHDILTEDTYSVVKEKTPEGKTTCSLCSRLRRGILYAHARQIGATKIALGHHREDILETLFMNLFFGARLKAMPPKLQSDDGTNVVIRPLAYVAEADIIRYAQARAFPIIPCNLCGSQPNLQRKVVGEMLAGWEREHPGRLQNILRSLTRVTPSHLLDRDLYDFASLSVTPAEGDTGFDAESYPEREFMAGLSELSLLPQ; this is translated from the coding sequence ATGACCCTGAATCCGAATACCCTGACCCCACCCGACCTTTCCCGCCTGTTCGCCCCCATCGTGCGCGGCGCAGGGCAGGCCATCGGGGACTACCGCATGATCGAGCAGGGGGACCGGGTCATGGTCTGCCTGTCGGGGGGCAAGGACAGTTACACCCTGCTGGACGTGCTGCTGCACCTGCAAAAAAAGGCTCCCATCGACTTTGAAGTGGTGGCGGTCAACCTCGACCAGGGACAGCCCGGTTTCCCGAAGGACGTGCTGCCGCGCTACCTGCAAGGGCTCGGCGTGCGCCACGACATCCTGACCGAAGACACCTACAGCGTGGTCAAGGAAAAGACGCCCGAAGGCAAGACCACTTGTAGCCTGTGCAGTCGCCTGCGCCGGGGCATCCTGTACGCCCACGCCCGGCAAATCGGCGCGACCAAAATCGCGCTGGGTCACCACCGCGAAGACATCCTCGAAACGCTGTTCATGAACCTGTTTTTCGGGGCGCGGCTCAAGGCCATGCCGCCCAAGTTGCAGTCGGACGACGGCACGAACGTGGTGATTCGCCCGCTCGCCTACGTCGCCGAGGCCGACATCATCCGCTACGCGCAGGCCCGCGCCTTTCCCATCATTCCCTGCAACCTGTGCGGCTCCCAGCCCAACCTGCAACGCAAGGTCGTGGGCGAGATGCTGGCGGGCTGGGAGCGCGAGCATCCGGGGCGGCTGCAAAATATCCTCCGCAGCCTGACCCGCGTGACGCCGAGCCACCTGCTCGACCGCGACCTGTACGACTTCGCGTCCCTGAGCGTGACCCCGGCGGAAGGCGACACCGGCTTCGACGCCGAAAGCTACCCCGAGCGCGAGTTCATGGCGGGCCTGAGCGAGCTGAGTCTGCTGCCGCAGTAA
- a CDS encoding transglycosylase domain-containing protein: MWLLWGRDLPKVSDLDVINFSGQTRVFDRRGELIGTLSPSLASGTNVNRELLGPKQISSWLQKAVVASEDRRFYQHSGVDPIGVARGLLKGLLRNDLEGGSSITQQVVKNTLLRDLGGARTAERKFKEAVLAYQVDKRFNKDQILNAYLNVIYWGDGGPQDIIGAGGAARAYFKKEAWELNLAESVYLATIIPAPNRRYKDFKAYRPLMRSVLTRMVEDGQITKQQAEQAWITPIYPAGWRIGWNPDGTVRTAVLERPSRLAENLASMTPQGEQYRSLYYLQEVERELAGKVDRGTLYGGAKIFTGMDLQAQRAAEQASRNAQLPDGATLGIALVNPQNGEALALVGQKLTGGRPNEWNNATQSRRQVGSSIKPLLYTLALEKGWKQSDTILDSPISGDYQPKNYSGTWTGVYVSMRYALNHSLNLPTVRMAQEIGIPTFEAKLRDLGLTPPRDGGLSLSIGTLEASPLQLAAAYAPFANGGLYYAPSTVRRVESAQGEVLYQRPDPVGKRVWDKRVAWLGLDMIRGVVNDLSAYQGGLATKARIEGWQVGGKTGTTNDIKDLWFAGVTPLTSGAVWVGKQEGGAMPNWAYSGDIPTPVWQQATAGALAGREAATFVPPEGIVYRTYYRLNMAFRTEEADQAPVGHDGSKREAEPEAEPTPEPALPPPAQTEQAAPTSPDTTLPWTVPSTPEPSSSEPDPAEPLPSEPVPSDPPPSEIPPTETLPGDLPTDPALPTDAFPTDVQPDDAAPAEPAPSDPAQPETNPWLPPELTLPPRQ; encoded by the coding sequence ATGTGGCTGCTATGGGGCCGCGACCTCCCCAAAGTTTCCGACCTGGACGTGATTAATTTCAGTGGACAGACCCGCGTCTTCGACCGCCGGGGCGAACTGATCGGCACGCTCTCGCCCAGTCTGGCGAGCGGCACCAACGTCAACCGCGAACTGCTCGGCCCCAAGCAAATCAGTTCGTGGTTGCAAAAGGCCGTGGTCGCCAGCGAAGACCGCCGCTTCTATCAGCACAGCGGCGTGGACCCCATCGGCGTGGCACGCGGGCTGCTCAAGGGGCTGCTACGCAACGACCTCGAAGGCGGCAGTTCGATTACCCAGCAGGTCGTCAAGAACACCCTGCTGCGCGACCTGGGAGGCGCACGCACCGCCGAGCGCAAGTTCAAGGAAGCGGTGCTGGCCTATCAGGTGGACAAGCGCTTCAACAAGGACCAGATTCTGAACGCCTACCTCAACGTCATCTACTGGGGCGACGGCGGGCCGCAGGACATCATCGGCGCGGGCGGCGCGGCGCGGGCCTATTTCAAGAAGGAAGCCTGGGAACTCAACCTCGCCGAGAGCGTGTATCTGGCGACCATCATTCCGGCCCCCAACCGCCGCTACAAGGACTTCAAGGCCTACCGCCCCCTGATGCGCTCGGTGCTGACGCGCATGGTCGAGGACGGGCAGATCACCAAGCAGCAGGCCGAACAGGCCTGGATCACGCCCATCTATCCGGCGGGCTGGCGCATCGGCTGGAATCCCGACGGCACCGTGCGGACCGCCGTGCTGGAGCGGCCCTCGCGCCTCGCGGAAAATCTGGCGAGCATGACGCCGCAGGGGGAGCAGTACCGTTCGCTCTACTACCTCCAGGAAGTCGAGCGCGAACTGGCGGGCAAGGTGGACCGGGGCACGCTCTACGGCGGCGCGAAAATCTTTACCGGCATGGACCTTCAGGCGCAGCGGGCCGCCGAGCAGGCCAGCCGCAACGCCCAGTTGCCCGACGGGGCCACGCTGGGCATCGCGCTGGTCAACCCGCAGAACGGTGAGGCGCTGGCGCTGGTCGGCCAGAAACTGACCGGCGGGCGGCCCAACGAGTGGAACAACGCCACCCAGAGCCGCCGTCAGGTCGGCAGTTCCATCAAGCCGCTGCTGTACACCCTGGCGCTGGAAAAGGGCTGGAAACAGAGCGACACCATTCTGGATTCACCGATTTCGGGCGACTACCAGCCCAAGAACTACTCCGGCACCTGGACGGGCGTGTACGTTTCCATGCGCTACGCCCTGAACCACAGCCTGAACCTGCCCACCGTGCGGATGGCGCAGGAAATCGGCATTCCGACCTTCGAGGCCAAACTGCGCGACCTGGGCCTGACCCCGCCCAGGGACGGCGGCCTGAGCCTGAGCATCGGCACGCTGGAGGCCAGCCCGCTGCAACTGGCGGCGGCCTACGCGCCCTTCGCCAACGGCGGCCTGTACTACGCGCCCAGCACAGTGCGCCGGGTCGAGTCGGCCCAGGGGGAAGTGCTTTACCAGCGCCCCGACCCGGTGGGCAAACGGGTGTGGGACAAGCGGGTGGCGTGGCTGGGCCTGGACATGATTCGCGGTGTGGTCAACGACCTGAGCGCCTACCAGGGCGGCCTGGCGACCAAAGCCAGAATCGAGGGCTGGCAGGTGGGCGGCAAGACCGGCACCACCAACGACATCAAGGACTTGTGGTTCGCGGGGGTCACACCTCTCACCAGCGGCGCGGTCTGGGTCGGCAAGCAGGAAGGCGGGGCCATGCCGAACTGGGCCTACAGCGGCGACATTCCCACCCCGGTCTGGCAGCAGGCGACGGCGGGCGCTCTGGCGGGGCGCGAGGCGGCGACCTTCGTGCCGCCCGAGGGCATCGTGTACCGGACCTACTACCGCCTGAACATGGCCTTCCGCACCGAGGAAGCCGACCAAGCCCCAGTGGGTCACGACGGCAGCAAGCGGGAGGCCGAGCCGGAAGCCGAACCCACACCTGAGCCCGCCCTGCCACCGCCCGCACAGACTGAACAGGCCGCTCCGACTTCCCCGGACACGACCCTGCCCTGGACTGTGCCCAGCACGCCTGAGCCGAGTTCCAGTGAACCCGACCCCGCCGAGCCGCTGCCGAGCGAACCCGTTCCCAGCGACCCGCCACCGAGCGAAATACCACCCACCGAAACGCTGC